The following coding sequences lie in one Xanthomonas hortorum pv. pelargonii genomic window:
- a CDS encoding pyridoxal phosphate-dependent aminotransferase has protein sequence MSTAQQKPLVIRERLSEVRYEIRGELARRARELEAQGRKLIKLNIGNPGAFGFRAPEHLQRAIADDMGRTDPYTHQQGLPEAREAIATAYARRQHPDAHPDRIFIGNGVSELIDLSLRALLNPGDEVLVPSPDYPLWSAATILNDGRPVYYRCAPENGFQPDPVEIETLVSSRTRAIVLINPNNPSGASYSRELLERIVAIATKHNLLLMVDEIYDQVLYDDAAFVPVAPLAGAHPCITFGGLSKVHRACGWRVGWALLSGEQSRINDLRNAMDLLGALRLCANVPGQYAIDAAVNGPDTISALCAPGGRLYETRRAVIEACAASEHLSLVAPAGALYAFPAVVGPAARNFDDHEFALELMNEEGVLVVPGSSFNVPYRHHFRVTLLPEATVMRDVFARIDRALARRAEAVTKVVPLKSRSVA, from the coding sequence ATGTCCACAGCCCAGCAAAAGCCGCTCGTCATTCGCGAGCGTCTGTCCGAAGTCCGCTACGAGATCCGGGGCGAGCTGGCGCGGCGAGCGCGGGAATTGGAGGCGCAGGGTCGCAAGCTGATCAAGCTCAATATCGGTAACCCGGGTGCGTTCGGGTTCCGTGCGCCGGAGCATCTGCAGCGCGCGATCGCCGACGACATGGGCCGCACCGATCCGTACACCCATCAGCAGGGCCTGCCCGAAGCGCGCGAGGCGATCGCCACCGCATACGCGCGGCGCCAGCATCCGGATGCGCATCCTGACCGCATCTTCATCGGCAACGGCGTCAGCGAGTTGATCGACCTGTCGCTGCGTGCGCTGCTCAATCCCGGCGACGAAGTGCTGGTGCCCTCGCCCGACTACCCGCTGTGGTCGGCGGCGACTATCCTCAACGATGGCCGCCCGGTGTATTACCGCTGCGCGCCGGAGAATGGCTTCCAGCCGGACCCGGTGGAGATCGAGACGCTGGTGTCTTCGCGCACCCGCGCCATCGTGCTGATCAATCCGAACAACCCCAGCGGCGCCAGTTATTCGCGCGAGTTGCTGGAGCGCATCGTGGCCATCGCCACCAAGCACAATCTGTTGCTGATGGTCGATGAAATCTACGACCAGGTGCTGTACGACGATGCCGCCTTCGTGCCGGTCGCGCCATTGGCCGGTGCGCACCCGTGCATCACCTTCGGCGGCCTGAGCAAGGTGCACCGCGCCTGCGGCTGGCGCGTGGGTTGGGCGCTGCTGTCGGGAGAGCAATCGCGCATCAACGATCTGCGCAACGCGATGGACCTGCTTGGCGCGTTGCGCCTGTGCGCCAACGTGCCGGGCCAGTACGCCATCGATGCGGCCGTCAACGGTCCAGACACCATTTCAGCGCTGTGCGCGCCGGGTGGGCGTTTGTACGAAACCCGCCGTGCGGTGATCGAGGCCTGTGCGGCCAGTGAGCATCTCTCGCTGGTGGCGCCGGCCGGTGCGCTGTACGCGTTCCCGGCGGTGGTCGGCCCGGCCGCGCGCAACTTCGACGATCACGAATTCGCGCTCGAGCTGATGAACGAGGAGGGCGTGTTGGTGGTGCCGGGCTCCAGCTTCAACGTGCCGTACCGCCACCACTTCCGCGTGACCTTGCTGCCGGAGGCGACGGTGATGCGCGATGTGTTCGCACGCATTGACCGCGCCCTGGCACGCCGCGCCGAGGCAGTGACCAAAGTGGTACCGCTCAAGTCGCGCAGCGTGGCCTGA
- the rsgA gene encoding ribosome small subunit-dependent GTPase A gives MSNAPPDYPTLQSIGWPWPGPPEDPSWQAVFAAHPQALPARVVEQHRTGYVVADTPEASLKAESLPEWQRPRFPSHERAAVGDWVLMEGKRIVALLPRRTSIKRGAAGEHYHQQVIAANIDTVFIVCGLDADFNPRRIERYLLLVGGGGAEPVVVLTKADQTEYAEDALAVLEELEAQNIALRAVNAKDPESVAALRPWLGDGRTAVLVGSSGAGKSTLTNTLLGTERMKTNAVRENDSRGRHTTTHRALIPLPSGACLIDTPGMRELKPTGEEDLAEGGFSDVEALAAQCRFNDCAHIAEPGCAVRAAIEADTLDPERVANYMKLRVEVAAAAEKLATRLAQNNRGKGSGRRPASVDRTGRR, from the coding sequence ATGAGCAACGCACCCCCCGATTACCCCACCCTCCAATCCATCGGCTGGCCCTGGCCTGGCCCTCCCGAGGACCCGTCCTGGCAGGCGGTCTTTGCCGCGCATCCGCAGGCGCTGCCGGCGCGGGTGGTGGAGCAGCATCGCACCGGCTATGTGGTGGCCGATACGCCGGAGGCCAGTCTCAAGGCCGAATCCTTGCCGGAGTGGCAGCGGCCGCGGTTTCCCAGCCATGAGCGGGCGGCGGTGGGCGATTGGGTGCTGATGGAGGGCAAGCGCATCGTGGCGCTGCTGCCGCGGCGTACCTCGATCAAGCGCGGGGCGGCCGGCGAGCATTACCACCAGCAGGTGATCGCGGCCAACATCGATACGGTGTTCATCGTGTGCGGGCTGGATGCGGACTTCAATCCGCGCCGCATCGAGCGCTATCTGTTGCTGGTCGGCGGCGGCGGTGCCGAGCCGGTGGTGGTGCTGACCAAGGCCGATCAGACCGAATACGCCGAGGATGCGTTGGCGGTGCTGGAGGAATTGGAAGCGCAGAACATCGCGTTGCGCGCGGTCAATGCGAAGGATCCCGAGAGCGTGGCTGCGCTGCGGCCGTGGCTGGGCGATGGCCGCACCGCCGTGCTGGTGGGCTCATCGGGCGCCGGCAAGTCGACGCTGACCAACACCTTGCTCGGCACGGAACGAATGAAGACCAATGCGGTGCGCGAGAACGATTCGCGCGGCCGGCATACCACCACGCACCGTGCGTTGATTCCGCTGCCGTCCGGTGCCTGCCTGATCGATACGCCCGGCATGCGCGAGCTCAAGCCCACCGGCGAAGAAGACCTGGCCGAAGGCGGTTTCTCCGATGTGGAAGCCTTGGCAGCGCAATGTCGCTTCAACGATTGCGCGCATATCGCCGAGCCCGGCTGCGCGGTACGTGCGGCGATCGAGGCCGATACGCTGGATCCCGAGCGGGTGGCCAACTACATGAAGCTGCGAGTGGAAGTGGCCGCTGCGGCCGAAAAACTCGCCACGCGCCTGGCGCAGAACAACCGGGGCAAGGGATCGGGCCGGCGGCCTGCCAGCGTCGATCGCACCGGACGCCGCTGA
- a CDS encoding flavohemoglobin expression-modulating QEGLA motif protein, with the protein MPLRKAPPDIVHHAALDVRLVKTVRGVRLLALASWPRSLQEPFLQSVARGQPELPQVEYPALDFGDTRRELAAIAKAADPHHPLGAYLIDSAHSWGLAAGLLESLGTTAVSDYSAQLFGVPDDPMPGNGPTTREAARHFIQIAQELDRELLAPEEQVPVSATALRMQLQNDLDAFFEGRVITVTLDPDLLAKAAAGAHRIRLRSGATFSDYDRAQLFHHEALVHSLTALNGRAQVHLPSLGISSPRTTATQEGLATFAEQITGSIDIERMKRISLRIEAIAMARSGADFIDVFRYFTEGGQSVAESFSSAQRVFRGVPTSGGGAFTKDTVYLRGLVAVHTFFRHSLQRDQLQLCRYLFAGKMALGDVARFAPLFDSGVLVAPRWLPPWVSRVSGLAGMLAFSLFANRIRMDQLQPPAMNV; encoded by the coding sequence ATGCCGCTGCGCAAGGCGCCGCCGGACATCGTCCATCACGCGGCGCTGGATGTGCGCCTGGTCAAGACGGTGCGCGGCGTGCGTTTGTTGGCCCTGGCCAGCTGGCCGCGCTCGCTGCAGGAGCCGTTTCTGCAGAGCGTGGCGCGTGGTCAGCCGGAACTGCCGCAGGTGGAGTATCCGGCGCTGGATTTCGGCGATACCCGACGCGAATTGGCGGCGATTGCGAAGGCCGCCGATCCGCATCATCCGCTGGGCGCGTATCTGATCGACTCGGCGCATAGCTGGGGCCTGGCTGCCGGCCTGCTGGAGTCGCTGGGCACTACCGCAGTCAGCGATTACTCGGCGCAGCTGTTTGGTGTGCCCGACGACCCGATGCCGGGCAACGGCCCGACCACGCGCGAGGCCGCACGCCACTTCATCCAGATTGCGCAGGAACTGGACCGCGAACTGCTGGCGCCCGAAGAACAGGTGCCGGTGTCGGCGACGGCCTTGCGCATGCAGTTGCAGAACGATCTGGATGCGTTCTTCGAAGGCCGCGTCATCACGGTCACGCTGGACCCGGATCTGCTCGCCAAGGCGGCGGCCGGTGCGCACCGCATCCGCTTGCGCAGCGGTGCGACGTTCAGCGATTACGACCGCGCGCAGTTGTTCCATCACGAAGCGCTGGTGCATTCGCTCACAGCACTCAATGGGCGCGCGCAGGTGCATCTGCCCAGTCTGGGTATTTCGTCGCCGCGTACTACCGCAACGCAGGAAGGTTTGGCGACCTTCGCCGAGCAGATCACCGGCAGCATCGACATTGAGCGCATGAAGCGCATCAGCCTGCGCATCGAGGCGATTGCGATGGCGCGCTCGGGTGCGGACTTCATAGACGTGTTCCGCTATTTCACCGAAGGCGGGCAGAGCGTGGCGGAAAGTTTTTCCTCGGCGCAGCGCGTATTCCGCGGCGTGCCTACGTCGGGTGGCGGCGCCTTCACCAAGGACACCGTGTACCTGCGTGGCCTGGTCGCGGTGCATACGTTCTTCCGGCATTCCCTGCAGCGCGATCAGCTGCAGCTGTGCCGGTACCTGTTTGCCGGCAAGATGGCGCTGGGCGATGTGGCGCGCTTTGCGCCGTTGTTCGACAGCGGCGTGTTGGTTGCACCGCGCTGGCTGCCGCCGTGGGTAAGCCGGGTCAGCGGGCTGGCCGGCATGCTGGCGTTTTCGTTGTTCGCCAATCGCATCCGCATGGATCAGCTGCAGCCGCCAGCGATGAATGTCTGA
- a CDS encoding type 1 glutamine amidotransferase domain-containing protein, with the protein MKILMVLTSHDQLGDTGKKTGFWLEEFAAPYYVFKDAGADITLVSPKGGQPPLDPKSDEPDAQTDATKRFKQDADAQQALASTHRLADVKAEDFDAVFYPGGHGPLWDLAEDAQSIALIEAFAAADKPHALVCHAPGVLRRVKGSDGKPLVNGRRVTGFTNSEEEGVGLTKIVPFLVEDVLTELGGRYEKGADWGVHVVTDGTLVTGQNPASSEKAAETLLELLKR; encoded by the coding sequence ATGAAAATTCTGATGGTGCTCACCTCCCACGACCAACTCGGTGATACCGGCAAGAAAACCGGCTTCTGGCTGGAAGAATTCGCCGCGCCGTATTACGTCTTCAAGGATGCCGGCGCAGACATCACCCTGGTCTCGCCCAAGGGCGGCCAGCCGCCGCTGGATCCCAAGAGCGACGAGCCCGACGCACAGACCGATGCCACCAAGCGCTTCAAGCAGGACGCCGACGCGCAGCAGGCATTGGCCAGCACGCATCGTCTGGCGGACGTCAAGGCCGAGGACTTCGATGCCGTGTTCTATCCGGGCGGCCACGGACCGTTGTGGGATCTGGCCGAAGACGCGCAGTCGATCGCCTTGATCGAAGCCTTCGCCGCTGCCGACAAACCGCATGCCCTGGTCTGCCACGCGCCGGGCGTACTGCGTCGGGTCAAGGGCAGCGATGGCAAACCGCTGGTCAATGGCCGCCGCGTCACCGGCTTCACCAACAGCGAAGAAGAAGGCGTAGGCCTGACCAAGATCGTGCCGTTCCTGGTCGAAGACGTGCTGACCGAACTCGGCGGACGTTACGAGAAGGGCGCCGACTGGGGCGTGCATGTGGTGACCGATGGCACGCTGGTGACCGGGCAGAATCCGGCCTCGTCCGAAAAAGCAGCCGAGACGTTGCTAGAGTTGTTGAAGCGCTGA
- a CDS encoding alpha-amylase family protein, whose translation MSTSPIDFTVVRAAFAAPLDAQRANALLPRFDQHAPRLLDALQALYGQRPDYAPWLTQWLSALGNTAQQRPQPLQQLDTTRQPGWFGEHHMLGYSAYVDRFAGTLQGVAERVPYLQDLGVRYLHLLPFLRARAGDNDGGFAVSDYGQVEPSLGDNDDLIALTTRLREAGISLCADFVLNHTADDHAWAQAARAGDARYLDYYHHFADRTLPDQYEATLGQVFPHTAPGNFTWVDDTAHWMWTTFYPYQWDLNWSNPAVFGEMALAMLQLANLGVEAFRLDSTAYLWKRTGTDCMNQPEAHTLLVALRAVTDIVAPSVVMKAEAIVPMTQLPPYFGTGADQGHECHLAYHSTLMAAGWSALALQRGDILHTVIAHSPPLPHNCAWLSYVRCHDDIGWNVLQHEAAGNAEQPPFALRDVARFYANDVPGSYARGESFQSSGDGVHGTNGMAAALAGIQAAQEAGDAVALDTAVDRLVLLYAIALAMPGVPLIYMGDELALPNDISYRGDPLRQHEGRWLHRPAMDWQLAAQRETADSLSGKVYRRLRALIRQRAALSALAADQALGSVALGDPRLFALTRGDGFLAVHNFGDQPLTVELAAIGDGRWTLLADDSDAAVKSLSDDMRLVLPAYAVRWLERSA comes from the coding sequence ATGAGCACCTCCCCCATCGATTTCACTGTAGTGCGCGCAGCCTTTGCTGCGCCGTTGGATGCGCAGCGTGCGAATGCGCTGTTGCCGCGCTTCGATCAGCATGCGCCGCGTCTACTCGACGCGCTGCAAGCGCTGTATGGGCAGCGCCCGGACTATGCGCCGTGGTTGACGCAGTGGTTGAGCGCGCTCGGCAACACTGCGCAACAGCGCCCGCAGCCACTGCAACAACTGGACACAACGCGTCAGCCCGGCTGGTTTGGCGAACACCACATGCTGGGCTACAGCGCCTACGTGGACCGCTTCGCCGGCACCTTGCAAGGCGTGGCCGAACGTGTGCCGTACCTGCAGGACCTGGGCGTGCGCTATCTACACTTGTTGCCATTCCTGCGCGCGCGTGCCGGCGATAACGATGGCGGCTTTGCGGTCAGCGATTACGGCCAGGTCGAACCAAGCCTGGGCGACAACGACGATCTCATCGCGCTCACCACGCGCCTGCGCGAGGCCGGCATCAGCCTGTGCGCGGATTTCGTACTCAACCATACCGCCGACGATCACGCCTGGGCGCAAGCTGCACGTGCGGGCGACGCACGCTATCTCGATTACTACCATCACTTTGCAGACCGCACGTTGCCCGATCAGTACGAAGCCACGCTGGGGCAAGTCTTTCCGCATACCGCGCCCGGCAACTTCACCTGGGTGGACGACACTGCGCACTGGATGTGGACCACCTTCTATCCCTATCAATGGGATTTGAACTGGAGCAACCCGGCGGTGTTCGGCGAGATGGCGCTGGCGATGCTGCAGCTGGCCAATCTGGGCGTGGAAGCATTTCGGCTGGATTCCACGGCGTATTTGTGGAAGCGCACCGGCACCGATTGCATGAATCAGCCCGAAGCGCACACCTTGCTGGTGGCGCTACGCGCGGTCACCGACATCGTGGCGCCCTCGGTGGTGATGAAGGCCGAAGCCATCGTGCCGATGACGCAGCTGCCGCCGTATTTCGGCACAGGTGCGGATCAGGGACACGAGTGCCATCTCGCGTATCACAGCACGCTGATGGCAGCCGGCTGGTCGGCCTTGGCGCTGCAACGCGGCGACATTCTGCATACCGTCATCGCGCATAGCCCGCCGTTGCCGCACAACTGCGCGTGGCTGAGCTATGTGCGCTGCCACGACGATATCGGCTGGAACGTGCTGCAGCATGAAGCGGCCGGTAATGCCGAGCAGCCACCGTTTGCGTTACGCGATGTCGCGCGTTTCTATGCCAATGATGTGCCAGGCAGTTACGCGCGCGGCGAGAGCTTCCAGAGCAGTGGCGACGGCGTGCATGGCACCAATGGCATGGCCGCTGCGCTTGCGGGCATTCAGGCGGCGCAGGAGGCAGGCGATGCGGTGGCGTTGGACACTGCGGTGGATCGGTTGGTGTTGCTCTATGCGATCGCACTGGCAATGCCGGGTGTGCCGTTGATCTATATGGGCGACGAACTCGCCTTGCCTAACGACATCAGTTATCGAGGCGACCCGCTTCGTCAGCACGAAGGCCGCTGGTTGCATCGCCCGGCGATGGATTGGCAGCTTGCTGCTCAACGTGAGACTGCGGATAGCTTGAGCGGCAAGGTGTATCGCCGGTTGCGTGCATTGATCCGGCAACGTGCTGCGCTTTCTGCTTTGGCAGCCGATCAGGCGTTGGGCAGTGTGGCGCTGGGCGATCCGCGACTGTTTGCGTTGACGCGTGGCGATGGTTTCTTGGCCGTGCACAACTTCGGCGATCAGCCGCTGACGGTGGAGCTTGCTGCGATCGGGGATGGCCGATGGACGTTGCTGGCTGATGACAGCGACGCAGCGGTCAAATCGCTGAGCGATGACATGCGACTGGTGCTGCCGGCTTATGCGGTGCGCTGGTTGGAGCGTAGTGCCTGA
- a CDS encoding TonB-dependent receptor, with protein MSTLHTLRLHALACAVASCLCVPAALAQDATSATTTPPAANSAAVNLDSVFVTGTSTATTKLKSSVSVSTVGAEAIEQSAPRSTAEIFRNIPGIRSESSGGEGNANIAVRGLPVASGGAKFLQLQEDGLPVMEFGDIAFGNSDIFLRSDFTMDRIEAIRGGSASTFTSNAPGGIINFISKTGDTAGGSVGVSRGVDYDSTRVDFNYGAPFAEHWQFNIGGFFRQGDGVRDAGYTTEKGGQLKANLTRLFENGYVRVYGKYLNDRAAGYLPVPTSVRGRDGSPDLGGFAGFDPGNDTLYSRNFRSDVGLDGNNQPRRTDLGDGMHPISRTIGAEAWFDLGNGWNLSEKFRIADNSGRFVSPFPAEVTDAASLASSIGGAGAQLVQASGPDAGQAYTGNAIRTHLFNVAINDLGNVTNDLSVSRAFDGDDRTLTLRMGYYSSRQTIDMDWTWNSYVKTLGRDSRLLNVVDAGGVSRSQNGLYAYGVPFWGDCCNTRSYDVRYDVNAPYVALTFDSGKLSIDGSLRYDMGDARGSYSGTAIAQNLDVNGDGVIQPVEQRVATVDTANARPVDYDWNYLSYSLGSNYLINDDLGAFARISRGARANADRLLLGVIRDDGSVSSDEGVNVVRQTEAGLKWRRDGLSLFATAFSARTQEQNFEVTSQRFFNRSYKAHGVELEASYRYEGFTLNGGLTWTDAEISRDQITPENTGNVPRRQADVVWQLTPSYRGDGYQFGVNLIGTTDAYTQDSNQLKMPGYTQVNLFGDYRVTDALTVALNVNNLFNTFGLTEAEEATIPANGIIRARSIAGRTTSISLRYDF; from the coding sequence ATGTCCACTTTGCACACCCTTCGCCTGCATGCCCTGGCCTGCGCGGTCGCCTCCTGCCTGTGCGTGCCTGCCGCGCTGGCGCAGGACGCCACAAGCGCAACCACCACCCCGCCGGCTGCCAACAGCGCCGCGGTCAATCTGGATTCGGTGTTCGTCACCGGCACCTCCACTGCCACCACCAAGTTGAAGTCCAGCGTGTCGGTCAGCACCGTGGGCGCCGAGGCGATCGAACAGTCGGCGCCGCGCAGCACCGCCGAGATCTTCCGCAACATCCCCGGCATCCGCTCCGAATCCAGCGGTGGCGAAGGCAACGCCAATATCGCCGTGCGCGGCCTCCCCGTCGCTTCGGGCGGCGCCAAGTTCCTGCAATTGCAGGAAGACGGTTTGCCGGTGATGGAGTTCGGCGATATCGCCTTCGGCAACTCGGATATCTTCCTGCGTTCGGATTTCACGATGGACCGCATCGAAGCGATCCGCGGCGGTTCGGCCTCGACATTCACCAGCAACGCGCCCGGCGGCATCATCAACTTCATCAGCAAGACCGGCGACACCGCAGGCGGCAGCGTCGGCGTGAGCCGCGGCGTGGATTACGACAGCACGCGTGTGGACTTCAATTACGGCGCACCGTTTGCCGAACATTGGCAGTTCAATATCGGCGGCTTCTTCCGCCAGGGCGATGGCGTGCGCGACGCCGGTTACACCACCGAAAAGGGCGGCCAGCTCAAGGCCAACCTCACCCGCCTGTTCGAGAACGGCTACGTGCGTGTGTACGGCAAATACCTCAACGACCGCGCCGCCGGCTATCTGCCGGTGCCCACCTCCGTGCGTGGCCGCGACGGCTCGCCGGACCTGGGCGGCTTCGCCGGCTTCGACCCAGGCAATGACACCTTGTATAGCCGCAATTTCCGCAGCGATGTGGGCCTGGATGGCAACAACCAGCCGCGCCGCACCGACCTGGGCGACGGCATGCACCCGATCTCGCGCACCATCGGCGCCGAAGCCTGGTTCGACCTGGGCAACGGCTGGAACCTGAGCGAGAAATTCCGCATCGCCGACAACAGCGGCCGCTTCGTCAGCCCGTTTCCGGCCGAAGTCACCGATGCCGCCTCGCTCGCCTCTTCCATCGGCGGCGCTGGAGCGCAACTGGTGCAGGCCAGCGGCCCCGACGCCGGCCAGGCCTATACCGGCAACGCGATCCGCACGCATCTGTTCAACGTGGCGATCAACGACCTGGGCAACGTCACCAACGACCTCAGCGTCTCGCGCGCGTTCGACGGCGATGACCGCACGCTCACCCTGCGCATGGGCTATTACAGCTCGCGCCAGACCATCGACATGGACTGGACCTGGAACTCCTACGTGAAGACCCTGGGCCGCGACTCGCGCCTGCTCAATGTGGTCGATGCCGGCGGCGTGTCGCGCTCGCAAAACGGTTTGTACGCCTACGGCGTGCCGTTCTGGGGCGATTGCTGCAACACCCGCAGCTACGACGTGCGCTACGACGTCAACGCACCCTACGTGGCGCTCACCTTCGACAGTGGCAAGCTCAGCATCGACGGCAGCCTGCGTTACGACATGGGCGATGCACGCGGCAGCTATTCCGGTACCGCGATCGCACAGAACCTGGACGTCAACGGCGATGGCGTGATCCAGCCGGTGGAACAACGCGTGGCCACGGTCGATACCGCCAACGCGCGGCCGGTGGATTACGACTGGAATTACCTGTCGTATTCGTTGGGCAGCAATTATCTGATCAACGACGACCTGGGCGCATTCGCGCGCATCAGCCGCGGCGCACGCGCCAATGCCGACCGCCTGTTGCTCGGCGTGATCCGCGACGACGGCTCGGTGTCTTCCGACGAGGGCGTCAACGTGGTCCGCCAGACCGAAGCCGGTTTGAAGTGGCGCCGCGACGGGCTGAGCCTGTTTGCGACCGCGTTCTCCGCACGTACCCAGGAACAGAACTTCGAAGTGACCAGCCAGCGCTTCTTCAACCGCAGCTACAAGGCGCACGGCGTGGAGCTGGAAGCCAGCTACCGCTACGAAGGATTCACCCTCAACGGCGGCCTGACCTGGACCGATGCGGAGATTTCCCGCGACCAGATCACCCCGGAAAACACCGGCAACGTACCGCGCCGCCAGGCCGATGTTGTCTGGCAGCTGACGCCCAGCTATCGCGGCGACGGCTATCAGTTCGGCGTGAACCTGATCGGCACCACCGATGCCTACACCCAGGATTCCAACCAGCTGAAGATGCCAGGCTATACGCAGGTGAACCTGTTCGGCGATTACCGCGTGACCGATGCGCTCACTGTGGCGCTCAACGTCAACAACCTGTTCAACACGTTTGGCCTGACCGAAGCCGAGGAAGCCACGATTCCCGCCAACGGCATCATCCGCGCGCGTTCGATCGCCGGCCGGACCACCAGCATCAGCCTGCGCTACGACTTCTAA
- a CDS encoding MFS transporter encodes MSSNAPPLSFLRILALNAGFFGVQYSFGLQQSNMSPIYNYLGADHASLPYLWLAGPITGLVLQPFVGAWSDRSVTRWGRRMPYMVLGALVCSLCLLAMPFSTALWMAVCLLWILDAANNVAMEPYRALVSDVLAPPQRPLGYLTQSAFTGLAQTLAYLTPPLLVWLGMNQDAANAHHIPYVTIAAFVIGAGFSAASILLTARCVREPAIAPAEIARMRQTGAGLGATVREIYGALRAMPPTMRQLAPVMLFQWYGIFCYWQYIVLSLSTTLFGTTGANSHGFREAGLVNGQIGGFYNFIAFLAAFAMVPVVRRFGPKYTHAACLVAAGIGMWVLPGIQDRWLMLLPMIGIGLAWASMMGNPYLMLADSIPPERTGVYMGLFNLFIVLPMLIQIVTLPLYYERLLHGDPRNVIRLAGALMLAAAIAMLCVRVRKPKAVAA; translated from the coding sequence ATGTCGTCGAACGCTCCACCGCTTTCCTTCCTGCGCATCCTGGCGCTCAACGCCGGCTTTTTTGGCGTGCAATACAGCTTCGGGTTGCAGCAGAGCAATATGAGCCCGATCTACAACTATCTGGGTGCCGACCACGCGAGCCTGCCGTACCTGTGGCTGGCCGGGCCGATCACCGGGCTGGTGCTGCAGCCGTTCGTGGGCGCATGGAGCGACCGCTCGGTGACCCGCTGGGGCCGGCGCATGCCGTACATGGTGCTGGGGGCGCTGGTATGCAGCCTGTGCCTGCTGGCGATGCCGTTCAGTACCGCGTTGTGGATGGCGGTATGCCTGCTGTGGATCCTGGATGCGGCCAACAATGTGGCGATGGAGCCGTACCGTGCCCTGGTCAGCGATGTGCTGGCGCCGCCGCAGCGGCCGCTTGGCTATCTCACGCAAAGCGCATTCACCGGTCTTGCGCAGACGCTGGCCTATCTCACCCCACCGTTGCTGGTGTGGCTGGGCATGAATCAGGACGCCGCCAATGCGCACCATATTCCCTACGTCACCATCGCTGCGTTCGTGATCGGCGCGGGATTTTCTGCCGCCTCGATCCTGCTCACCGCGCGCTGCGTGCGCGAGCCGGCGATTGCGCCGGCCGAGATTGCCCGCATGCGCCAGACCGGTGCAGGGTTGGGCGCGACGGTGCGCGAAATCTACGGTGCCTTGCGTGCGATGCCACCCACCATGCGCCAGCTCGCACCGGTGATGCTGTTCCAGTGGTATGGGATTTTTTGCTACTGGCAATACATCGTGCTGTCGTTGTCGACCACGTTGTTCGGCACCACCGGGGCCAACTCGCACGGCTTCCGTGAGGCGGGATTGGTCAACGGGCAGATCGGTGGCTTCTACAATTTCATTGCGTTTCTGGCCGCGTTTGCGATGGTGCCGGTGGTGCGCCGCTTCGGCCCGAAATACACGCATGCGGCCTGCCTGGTCGCGGCCGGTATCGGCATGTGGGTGTTGCCGGGCATCCAGGACCGCTGGTTGATGCTGCTGCCGATGATCGGCATTGGGCTGGCCTGGGCCAGCATGATGGGCAACCCGTATCTGATGCTGGCCGACAGCATTCCGCCCGAGCGCACCGGCGTGTACATGGGCTTGTTCAATCTGTTCATCGTGCTGCCGATGCTGATCCAGATCGTCACCTTGCCGCTGTATTACGAGCGGCTATTGCACGGCGACCCGCGCAACGTGATCCGTCTTGCCGGCGCGCTGATGCTGGCTGCGGCGATCGCGATGCTATGCGTGCGCGTCCGCAAGCCCAAGGCGGTGGCGGCTTAG